CCTGCCAACGCGCTGCAACTGGAGCTAAACGAGCAGGAGCCACGTGCTTTTAAAACGGGGAAGGCTGGCTATACCTTCTCCCAAAGCTTCAGCCGCTCCGGGCTCTATACCATTAACCTGAACGGGCAGAAATCTACCTTTTATACCTTAGAGGTGATTCCGGACGAGGCACCGGCCATTCAGATCAGCAAACCTAAAGAATATACAGAGATCCGGCTGGGCGAGCCGCAGCGGGTGGTGCTGCAGGCAAAACTTTCGGATGATTATGGCATCCGTGAGGCAAGTATGATCGCGACCGTGGCAAAAGGCACGGGTGAGGCGGTAAAGTTTAGAGAAGAAAAGATCAAACTCAACCTCAGCGGAAACAGCCGCAACTACAGCGTGCAGCAGACGCTGGACCTGCAGAAGCTGGGCATGAGCTTTGGCGATGAGCTATACTTTTACCTGCAGGCTTGGGACAACCACCGCGGCTACACCCGCTCCGAAACATACTTCGTGCAGATCGAGGATACCACCATCGTAGAGGCAAATTTCGACATGACAGCCGGTGTGAACCCGGTGCCGGAGTATTTTCGCAGCCAGCGCCAGATCATCATCGACACAGAAAAACTGATTAAGGAACAGAAGAGCATCAGCCAGGCCGAGTTCCAGGAGCGGTCCAACAACATCGGCGTGGATCAGAAGCTGCTGCGCCTGCGGTACGGTAAATTTTTAGGGGAGGAGTTTGAAAGCGGTATCGGTCCGGGAGGCGGCATACCTGAGGGTGCAGAAGGGCATGAGGAGGCGCAGCACACTGCCGGAGACGGCCACGATCACCCTGAACTCGAAAATCAGAACAGCCCTGAGGCATTGCTTGACCCGTACCTGCACAAACACGACCAGGAAGGCGCCGCCACTATTTTCGAGCCAGCTGTGAAAGCGAAGCTGCAGGGCGCGCTGGCGCATATGTGGGAGGCGGAGCTGCGGCTGCGTACCTACAAACCCAAAGAGGCGCTGCCGTTCGAGTACAAAGCACTTCGCATGCTCAAAGATGTGCAGCAGTCGCAGCGGGCTTATGTGGCGAAAACAGGTTTTGAAGCGCCACCTCTTAAAGAGCCGGAACTTCGCCTGACAGGGGAACTGAACAAGATCACGCCGCTGAACGAGCGCAACACCATCAAGCAGGAGCAGCAGTTGGAGCATACCAAAGCGGCCTTGAACTGGCTGGCAAAGTATAAGCAAACCGGCAAGTATAAACCAGCCGA
Above is a window of Pontibacter akesuensis DNA encoding:
- a CDS encoding DUF4175 family protein encodes the protein MAVEQSIHTLRQIRSRYVQAKLWLYALQTFAAAAIGFSLLYKWRFDVPALAVVAITILAGAVLYFALRWKSVSQTNLKQVAQHLNRQYPQLEDSTELLLHEPKNLLQRLQQQKVAAILQGLHPENEKTFTLRGTASYVALGLALVLSLGILYLPAAPLQALNSPSEVKVNFPNAPAVAADTATVILKTDITITPPAYTGKKSYTAESPNLRVEEGSTITWRIRTNRPANALQLELNEQEPRAFKTGKAGYTFSQSFSRSGLYTINLNGQKSTFYTLEVIPDEAPAIQISKPKEYTEIRLGEPQRVVLQAKLSDDYGIREASMIATVAKGTGEAVKFREEKIKLNLSGNSRNYSVQQTLDLQKLGMSFGDELYFYLQAWDNHRGYTRSETYFVQIEDTTIVEANFDMTAGVNPVPEYFRSQRQIIIDTEKLIKEQKSISQAEFQERSNNIGVDQKLLRLRYGKFLGEEFESGIGPGGGIPEGAEGHEEAQHTAGDGHDHPELENQNSPEALLDPYLHKHDQEGAATIFEPAVKAKLQGALAHMWEAELRLRTYKPKEALPFEYKALRMLKDVQQSQRAYVAKTGFEAPPLKEPELRLTGELNKITPLNERNTIKQEQQLEHTKAALNWLAKYKQTGKYKPADAQLLELAGQEMAAQALNKPSKNLRALQDLRQLISEVKAGEKLCASCLIMMERAWVTLLPPAEKTPQPGQVVRSKLAQEYMERLRR